Proteins encoded by one window of Panicum virgatum strain AP13 chromosome 7N, P.virgatum_v5, whole genome shotgun sequence:
- the LOC120681440 gene encoding tyrosine--tRNA ligase, cytoplasmic-like, producing MLAAARMAFASCARLLPSSPSTLALVRARAGAVSFLAPAPSPSAAARSSRNLALFCSSSTPSPADAAVAPPSPQAAAEETKPSAPGGEKAEPTVEELAGLLDIRVGRVVKAWRHPEADTLYVEEVDVGEAEPRTICSGLVNFIPIEELQDSSVIVLANLKPRNMRGIKSNGMLMAASDASHENVELLTPPEGSVPGERVWFGLEEEKDRQSDPASPNQVQKKKIWESVQPHLKTTDKCIAILGEHTMRTSAGPVFCKSLKGARVS from the exons ATGCTTGCCGCGGCGAGAATGGCGTTCGCCTCCTGCGCCCGCTTGCTCCCATCCTCTCCCTCGACCCTCGCCTTAGTGagggcccgcgccggcgccgtctcGTTCTTGGCTCCCGcaccgtcgccgtcggcggccGCAAGGTCCTCGCGTAACCTCGCGCTCTTCTGCTCTTCCTCGACGCCTTCGCCGGCGGACGCCGCCgtagcgccgccgtccccgcaggccgcggcggaggagacgaAGCCGTCGGCCCCGGGCGGGGAGAAGGCGGAGCCGACCGTGGAGGAGCTGGCGGGGCTGCTGGACATCCGTGTGGGGCGGGTGGTGAAGGCGTGGAGGCACCCGGAGGCGGACACGCTCTACGTCGAGGAGGTGGACGTAGGCGAGGCGGAGCCCCGCACCATCTGCAGCGGCCTTGTCAACTTCATCCCAATCGAAGAGCTCCAG GACAGCAGTGTGATTGTTCTTGCTAACCTCAAACCAAGGAACATGCGTGGCATCAAGTCGAATGGCATGCTCATGGCTGCTTCTGATGCTTCACATGAGAATGTTGAGCTGCTCACACCTCCGGAAGGATCTGTTCCTGGTGAAAGAGTATGGTTTGGtttggaagaagaaaaggatcGTCAATCAGACCCTGCATCACCAAATCAG GTACAAAAGAAGAAAATTTGGGAATCTGTCCAGCCGCATCTTAAAACAACGGATAAGTGCATAGCGATTCTCGGTGAGCATACAATGCGTACATCTGCAGGCCCAGTTTTCTGCAAATCACTAAAGGGTGCTAGagtgtcataa